A window from Aquabacterium sp. NJ1 encodes these proteins:
- a CDS encoding ArsI/CadI family heavy metal resistance metalloenzyme: MKRFHVHVHVTDLARNVDFYSKMFGTQPARLEADYAKWMLDEPAVNFAISTRGHGHTGVDHLGIQVDTEADLQAMKAQAQAADLSLIDEGATTCCYAQSDKHWIVDPQGLPWEHFQTLGSIPVFREGEPVQAESASACCTPKVTGKPIGIPVKSSCC, from the coding sequence ATGAAACGTTTTCATGTCCATGTGCATGTCACCGATCTGGCCAGGAACGTTGACTTCTATTCCAAGATGTTCGGCACCCAGCCAGCCCGGCTCGAAGCAGACTACGCCAAGTGGATGCTCGATGAACCCGCTGTCAACTTCGCGATTTCAACGCGCGGACACGGCCATACCGGCGTTGATCACCTGGGCATCCAGGTTGACACCGAAGCCGACCTGCAGGCCATGAAGGCCCAGGCTCAGGCCGCCGACCTGTCACTGATTGACGAAGGGGCCACCACTTGCTGCTACGCCCAAAGCGACAAGCATTGGATCGTCGATCCCCAGGGCCTGCCCTGGGAGCACTTCCAGACGCTGGGCAGCATCCCTGTGTTTCGTGAAGGCGAGCCGGTGCAGGCTGAATCAGCCAGCGCTTGCTGCACGCCCAAGGTCACGGGCAAGCCGATTGGCATCCCGGTCAAATCTTCGTGCTGCTGA
- a CDS encoding helix-turn-helix transcriptional regulator gives MEEQNVVKSLAALAQPVRLRVFRALVVAGPQGLTPGDLAAQLEVAATTLSFHLKELMYADLVSQERDGRHLIYRAAFEHMDDLLGYLTEHCCQGKPCAPTPATPSGKVTRKRACTTC, from the coding sequence ATGGAAGAGCAAAACGTCGTTAAATCCCTCGCCGCATTGGCCCAGCCCGTGCGTTTGCGTGTCTTTCGCGCCTTGGTTGTCGCAGGGCCGCAAGGACTCACGCCCGGGGATTTGGCGGCGCAGTTGGAGGTGGCCGCCACCACACTGTCCTTCCACCTTAAAGAGTTGATGTACGCCGATCTGGTTAGCCAGGAGCGCGATGGACGTCACCTGATCTACCGCGCGGCCTTTGAGCACATGGATGACCTGCTCGGCTATCTGACCGAACACTGCTGCCAGGGTAAGCCCTGCGCGCCCACGCCCGCCACCCCATCTGGCAAGGTCACGCGCAAGCGGGCCTGCACCACCTGCTGA
- a CDS encoding permease, with translation MNTTASPAPQATPLIRWLVGLALVAPIWFWAYGHLTDFADAVLSLTGLTRQSALGEALHFFFFDTPKVLLLLTGIVFVMGIVQTFFAPERTRALLAGKRTGVGNVLAALLGIVTPFCSCSAVPLFIGLLSAGVPLGITFSFLISAPMVNEVALTLLFGMFGWKVAGLYLGMGLLVAIVSGLVIGRLHMENHLEDWVQVIARGEAVHVQEERLNWVQRFEAGWGHVREIVGKVWPYVIVGIALGAGIHGYVPEDFMASIMGREAWWSVPVAVLLGVPMYTNAAGVIPIVEALIGKGAALGTVLAFMMSVIALSAPEMIILRKALKPRLIATFVGIVALGILLVGYVFNLVL, from the coding sequence ATGAACACCACTGCATCCCCCGCGCCCCAGGCGACGCCCTTGATTCGTTGGCTGGTGGGCCTGGCCCTGGTGGCCCCCATTTGGTTTTGGGCCTACGGACACCTCACGGACTTCGCCGACGCGGTCTTGAGCCTGACTGGGCTGACACGCCAAAGCGCCCTGGGCGAGGCCCTGCATTTCTTCTTTTTTGATACGCCCAAGGTCTTGCTCCTGCTGACGGGCATCGTGTTCGTCATGGGCATCGTGCAGACCTTCTTTGCCCCGGAGCGCACCCGCGCCTTGCTGGCGGGCAAGCGAACGGGTGTCGGCAATGTGCTGGCGGCCCTGTTGGGCATCGTCACCCCGTTCTGTTCATGCTCGGCCGTGCCCTTGTTCATTGGCTTGCTCTCGGCGGGTGTGCCGTTGGGCATCACCTTCTCGTTTCTGATCTCGGCGCCCATGGTCAACGAGGTGGCGTTGACGCTCCTGTTTGGCATGTTCGGCTGGAAGGTGGCGGGCCTCTACCTGGGGATGGGCTTGCTGGTGGCCATCGTCTCAGGTCTGGTGATCGGCCGCCTGCACATGGAAAATCACCTGGAGGACTGGGTGCAGGTCATTGCGCGGGGTGAAGCCGTTCACGTGCAGGAAGAACGCCTGAACTGGGTGCAGCGCTTCGAGGCGGGCTGGGGGCATGTGCGCGAGATTGTGGGCAAGGTCTGGCCCTATGTGATCGTGGGTATCGCGCTGGGCGCCGGCATCCACGGTTATGTGCCTGAAGATTTCATGGCCTCCATCATGGGACGCGAGGCTTGGTGGTCGGTGCCGGTCGCAGTCTTGCTGGGTGTGCCCATGTACACGAACGCAGCGGGTGTCATCCCCATCGTGGAAGCGCTGATCGGCAAGGGGGCCGCCCTGGGCACCGTGCTGGCGTTCATGATGAGCGTGATCGCCTTGTCCGCACCTGAAATGATCATTTTGCGCAAGGCCCTCAAGCCCCGCCTGATTGCCACCTTTGTCGGCATCGTCGCCTTGGGCATCTTGCTGGTGGGCTATGTATTCAACCTGGTTCTGTGA
- the sigZ gene encoding RNA polymerase sigma factor SigZ translates to MTAVQELPCLLVAWHAHERELRGWLIKHVENQETAHDLLQDVFMKALRQGQGFCDIANARAWLYEVARNAVTDHMRRRREWVELPDDLPAAQDDAVPAVDSLASCLPRVLGELSDEDRDAITECDLNGMSQEDYARKLGLSLPGAKSRIQRARKRLRAQLTQSCQVTLDPQGQVCCFVPRT, encoded by the coding sequence ATGACAGCCGTGCAAGAGCTGCCTTGTCTGTTGGTCGCGTGGCATGCCCACGAGCGGGAGTTGCGGGGCTGGTTGATCAAGCATGTTGAAAATCAGGAGACGGCGCATGACCTGCTGCAAGACGTCTTCATGAAGGCCCTGCGCCAGGGACAGGGTTTTTGTGACATCGCCAATGCCCGAGCCTGGCTGTACGAGGTTGCACGCAATGCCGTGACCGACCACATGCGTCGTCGCCGTGAGTGGGTGGAGCTGCCCGATGACTTGCCCGCTGCACAAGACGATGCTGTGCCTGCGGTGGATAGTCTGGCATCTTGCTTGCCCCGCGTCCTGGGTGAGTTGAGTGACGAAGACCGGGATGCCATCACCGAGTGCGACCTCAATGGCATGAGCCAGGAAGACTACGCCCGCAAGCTGGGCTTGAGTTTGCCCGGCGCCAAATCGCGTATCCAGCGGGCCCGCAAACGGCTGAGGGCGCAGTTGACGCAATCCTGCCAGGTGACGCTGGACCCGCAGGGGCAAGTCTGCTGTTTTGTGCCTCGTACCTGA
- a CDS encoding thioredoxin family protein: protein MKDIKVLGSGCANCKTTIALIEQIAHEKGEEIKMDKVQDMRAIIGYGVMSTPGVVIDGKVVHAGGVPSRDKIAQWFA, encoded by the coding sequence ATGAAAGACATCAAGGTTCTGGGCTCCGGCTGTGCCAACTGCAAGACCACCATCGCGCTGATCGAGCAAATTGCCCATGAGAAGGGCGAGGAGATCAAGATGGACAAGGTGCAAGACATGCGGGCCATCATCGGCTATGGCGTCATGTCCACCCCAGGCGTGGTCATCGATGGCAAGGTGGTGCACGCGGGTGGCGTGCCCAGCCGTGACAAGATTGCGCAGTGGTTCGCATGA
- a CDS encoding class II glutamine amidotransferase yields the protein MCELLAMSSSRPSHLTFSLQALTEHSVHGSRDGWGAAFYAGRDVALFREPGAASGSALVDFLQTQGPSTTLAISHIRHATMGEVALANTQPFVREVMGRMHAFAHNGNLPGVQHHPGLTLGRYRPLGNTDSEHAFCVLLDRIHELWTTTEVPTLDARLSVISAFASELRQLGPANFFYADSDVLFAHGDRRLQAEDGRTRSPGLWVLERRCEDSDKALHADGISVDPGFQDLVLIASVALTDGPWRAFAEGELVAITMGTVLKSVSLDEPPRA from the coding sequence ATGTGTGAACTCCTGGCCATGTCCAGTTCGCGACCAAGCCACCTGACGTTTTCACTTCAGGCCTTGACCGAGCACTCGGTGCACGGCAGTCGAGATGGGTGGGGCGCAGCGTTCTACGCGGGGCGCGATGTGGCGTTGTTTCGGGAACCGGGGGCTGCCAGTGGCAGTGCTTTGGTCGATTTTTTGCAGACCCAGGGACCCAGCACGACGCTGGCCATCTCCCACATCCGGCACGCAACGATGGGCGAGGTGGCACTGGCCAACACCCAGCCGTTTGTGCGAGAGGTGATGGGGCGGATGCACGCGTTCGCCCACAACGGCAATTTGCCCGGCGTTCAGCATCACCCCGGTCTGACCCTGGGTCGGTACCGGCCCCTAGGCAACACTGATTCTGAACATGCATTTTGTGTGTTGCTGGACCGAATCCATGAACTGTGGACCACCACCGAGGTGCCCACGCTGGATGCACGGCTGAGTGTGATCTCAGCCTTTGCAAGCGAACTGCGTCAACTGGGTCCAGCCAATTTTTTCTACGCAGACAGTGATGTCCTGTTTGCCCATGGTGACCGTCGGCTGCAGGCAGAGGACGGGCGCACGCGATCGCCTGGACTGTGGGTGCTGGAGCGCCGATGCGAGGATAGCGACAAGGCGCTGCATGCCGATGGCATATCGGTCGATCCCGGGTTTCAGGACCTCGTGCTGATCGCGAGTGTCGCCTTGACTGATGGGCCTTGGAGGGCCTTTGCTGAAGGGGAACTGGTGGCCATAACAATGGGCACGGTGCTCAAATCGGTCAGCCTTGATGAACCTCCACGGGCATGA
- the arsC gene encoding arsenate reductase (glutaredoxin) (This arsenate reductase requires both glutathione and glutaredoxin to convert arsenate to arsenite, after which the efflux transporter formed by ArsA and ArsB can extrude the arsenite from the cell, providing resistance.) yields MSTVTIFHNPMCGTSRNTLALIRNAGIEPQVIHYLETPPSRDELVRLIAACGKSVREVLRSKGEVYDELKLDDTKWTDDELLDFMIAHPILINRPIVVTPMGTRLCRPSESVLDILAQAQQGPFTKEDGEVVIDEQGRRLV; encoded by the coding sequence ATGAGCACCGTCACGATCTTTCACAACCCAATGTGCGGCACCTCCCGCAACACCCTGGCTTTGATTCGCAATGCGGGTATTGAGCCACAGGTGATCCACTATCTGGAAACGCCACCGAGCCGTGACGAACTGGTCCGGCTGATTGCCGCTTGCGGCAAGTCAGTGCGTGAGGTCCTGCGCAGCAAGGGCGAGGTCTATGACGAACTCAAACTGGATGACACCAAGTGGACGGACGACGAGTTGCTGGACTTCATGATCGCGCACCCGATCCTGATCAACAGGCCCATCGTGGTCACGCCCATGGGTACGCGGCTGTGTCGTCCTTCCGAGTCGGTGCTGGACATCCTGGCGCAAGCCCAGCAAGGCCCCTTCACGAAAGAAGATGGTGAAGTGGTGATCGATGAACAGGGGCGTCGCCTTGTCTGA
- the arsH gene encoding arsenical resistance protein ArsH — translation MSEQSDLLADLPQVAAEHFQVPDLPRLRSTQPSTHAPRFLLLYGSLRQRSFSRLVVEESARLLQAMGADVKIFNPSGLPLPDDAPDTHPKVVELRELTNWSEGMVWCSPERHGAMTGIMKAQIDWIPLNSGAVRPTQGKTLAVMQVSGGSQSFNAVNQMRVLGRWMRMITIPNQSSVAKAFLEFDEHDRMKPSSYHDRVVDVLEELVKFTLLTRDVAPYLVDRYSERKESAEALMKRVNQAAI, via the coding sequence TTGTCTGAACAATCCGATTTATTGGCGGATCTGCCGCAGGTGGCGGCCGAGCACTTTCAGGTGCCGGACCTGCCCCGTCTGCGTTCGACGCAACCCTCGACGCACGCGCCGCGCTTTTTGCTGCTGTACGGTTCTTTGCGGCAGCGCTCTTTCAGCCGCCTGGTGGTCGAAGAGTCAGCGCGCTTGCTGCAGGCCATGGGGGCCGACGTGAAGATATTCAATCCCAGCGGCTTGCCGTTGCCGGATGATGCGCCAGACACCCACCCCAAGGTCGTCGAGTTGCGTGAGTTGACAAACTGGTCCGAAGGCATGGTGTGGTGCTCGCCTGAGCGCCATGGCGCGATGACCGGCATCATGAAAGCGCAGATTGACTGGATCCCCTTGAACAGCGGTGCCGTTCGCCCCACGCAAGGCAAGACCCTGGCGGTCATGCAGGTCAGCGGCGGCTCGCAGTCGTTCAATGCGGTCAACCAGATGCGGGTGCTCGGGCGCTGGATGCGGATGATCACAATCCCCAACCAGTCCTCGGTGGCCAAGGCCTTTTTGGAGTTTGATGAGCACGACCGCATGAAGCCCTCCAGCTACCACGACCGTGTGGTGGATGTGCTGGAAGAGTTGGTCAAGTTCACCTTGCTCACGCGTGACGTCGCGCCTTATCTGGTGGACCGCTACAGCGAGCGCAAGGAAAGCGCAGAAGCTTTGATGAAGCGCGTCAACCAGGCGGCGATCTGA
- a CDS encoding arsenate reductase ArsC, translating into MTTHVLILCTHNSARSVLSEGMLNHLAAKLGKDVKAHSAGSAPSGRLNPFAIEALNNAGIDTSAYRSKSWDEFSTDGAPPLSIVITVCDSAAAETCPVFFGGKGQPVKVHWGYPDPSNAEGGDEGKRRAFELTRQAIGYKMLQLLALPLDTMDQGALLVALNDIARS; encoded by the coding sequence ATGACCACCCACGTTCTGATCCTTTGCACGCATAACTCCGCCCGCAGCGTGCTCTCCGAAGGCATGCTCAATCACCTTGCCGCCAAGTTGGGCAAAGACGTCAAGGCACACAGTGCAGGCAGCGCGCCCAGCGGCCGCCTGAATCCCTTCGCCATCGAAGCCCTGAACAACGCGGGTATCGACACATCGGCCTACCGCAGCAAAAGCTGGGACGAGTTCAGCACCGACGGCGCACCGCCCCTGTCCATCGTCATCACGGTGTGCGACAGCGCGGCTGCCGAGACTTGCCCGGTGTTCTTTGGTGGCAAGGGGCAGCCTGTCAAGGTGCACTGGGGCTACCCCGATCCGTCTAACGCCGAGGGCGGGGACGAAGGCAAGCGCCGTGCGTTCGAGCTGACGCGCCAGGCCATTGGCTACAAGATGCTGCAGTTGCTGGCTTTGCCGCTGGACACCATGGATCAGGGTGCCTTGCTGGTGGCCCTCAACGACATTGCCCGCAGCTGA
- the arsB gene encoding ACR3 family arsenite efflux transporter: MNTTTAALAPRQPAPEPMSVFERYLTVWVFLCIVIGIVLGQVLPGVFQTIGHMEVAKVNLPVGLLIWVMIIPMLVKVDFGSLSQVKQHWKGIGVTLFVNWAVKPFSMALLGWLFVRHLFAPYLPAGQLDSYIAGLILLAAAPCTAMVFVWSRLTGGNPLFTLSQVALNDSIMVFAFAPIVALLLGLSSIVVPWDTLVTSVVLYIVIPVALAQMLRKALLQRGQAAFDAALAKIGPWSITALLATLVLLFAFQGEAIIKQPLVIAMLAVPILIQVFFNSALAYWLNRRVGESHEVACPSALIGASNFFELAVAAAISLFGFESGAALATVVGVLIEVPVMLLVVRVVNQSKGWYEQGQCRA, from the coding sequence ATGAACACCACCACTGCCGCCCTGGCACCGCGCCAACCGGCCCCCGAGCCCATGAGCGTCTTCGAACGCTACCTGACTGTGTGGGTCTTTCTGTGCATCGTGATCGGCATTGTGCTGGGCCAGGTGCTGCCCGGGGTCTTTCAGACCATCGGCCATATGGAAGTCGCCAAGGTCAACCTGCCTGTGGGCCTGCTCATCTGGGTGATGATCATCCCGATGCTGGTCAAGGTGGACTTTGGCAGCCTGTCGCAGGTCAAGCAGCACTGGAAGGGCATCGGCGTGACCCTGTTTGTCAACTGGGCGGTCAAACCCTTCTCGATGGCGTTGCTGGGCTGGCTCTTCGTGCGCCACCTGTTTGCGCCTTACCTTCCTGCTGGTCAACTCGACAGCTACATCGCGGGCTTGATCTTGCTGGCCGCCGCACCCTGTACGGCCATGGTGTTTGTGTGGAGCCGCCTGACCGGTGGCAACCCCCTGTTCACCCTGTCGCAAGTGGCACTGAATGACAGCATCATGGTGTTTGCGTTTGCCCCCATCGTGGCGCTGTTGCTGGGCCTGTCGTCCATCGTCGTGCCCTGGGACACCCTGGTGACCTCGGTGGTGCTGTACATCGTGATCCCGGTGGCCTTGGCCCAGATGTTGCGCAAGGCACTGCTCCAGCGCGGCCAGGCGGCCTTTGATGCGGCATTGGCCAAGATCGGCCCGTGGTCTATCACCGCCTTGCTGGCCACACTGGTGCTGCTTTTTGCCTTCCAGGGTGAAGCCATCATCAAGCAGCCCCTGGTGATTGCCATGTTGGCGGTGCCCATCCTGATCCAGGTCTTCTTCAACTCGGCACTGGCTTACTGGCTCAACCGCCGCGTGGGTGAATCGCATGAGGTGGCCTGCCCATCGGCCTTGATCGGCGCCAGCAACTTCTTCGAGCTGGCCGTGGCCGCCGCCATCAGCCTGTTCGGCTTCGAGTCGGGCGCGGCACTCGCCACCGTGGTGGGCGTGCTGATCGAGGTGCCCGTGATGCTGCTGGTGGTCCGTGTGGTCAACCAGAGCAAGGGCTGGTACGAGCAAGGGCAATGCAGAGCATGA
- a CDS encoding OsmC family protein — protein MSAPATSKLTFDVVSVRLSAHASQAQCKQATISLDTDLAGNAQAFNPAELLLAALSACMLKSIERVMPILKFELRGVEVRVHGVRQDVPPRMESITYEIVVDTDEPDRRLALLHENVKKYGTVFNTVAPGTELSGVLRRKDAAMA, from the coding sequence ATGAGCGCCCCGGCCACGAGCAAGCTCACGTTTGACGTGGTGTCGGTGCGGCTGAGCGCGCATGCCAGTCAGGCCCAATGCAAGCAAGCCACCATCTCACTGGACACCGACTTGGCTGGCAACGCCCAGGCCTTCAACCCGGCGGAGTTGTTGCTGGCGGCTTTGTCTGCTTGCATGCTCAAGAGCATCGAGCGGGTCATGCCCATCTTGAAGTTTGAACTGCGGGGTGTCGAGGTGCGTGTGCATGGCGTGCGTCAGGACGTGCCGCCCCGTATGGAATCGATCACCTACGAGATCGTGGTCGATACAGACGAGCCCGATCGCAGGCTGGCCTTGCTGCACGAAAACGTCAAGAAGTACGGAACGGTGTTCAATACTGTGGCGCCGGGCACCGAACTGTCGGGCGTGTTGCGTCGCAAAGACGCGGCCATGGCATGA
- a CDS encoding arsenate reductase ArsC: MNDKLLNVLFICTGNSARSILAEGILNAMGGNRFKAYSAGSHPRGEVHPMALDVLQRLGMAQDGFRSKSWDEFASPDAPVMNFVFTVCDNAAGEICPVWPGQPLTAHWGVYDPAAMDGSDDKRRQAFNDVAQILKRRIELMLALPPHSLHALSIQAQLNAIGKI, encoded by the coding sequence ATGAACGATAAGTTGTTGAATGTTCTGTTCATTTGCACAGGTAACTCGGCCCGCTCCATCTTGGCAGAGGGCATCCTCAATGCCATGGGCGGTAACCGTTTCAAGGCGTATTCGGCAGGTAGCCACCCTAGAGGGGAGGTGCATCCGATGGCGCTTGACGTGCTCCAACGGCTGGGCATGGCTCAAGACGGCTTTCGCAGCAAGAGCTGGGACGAGTTCGCTTCGCCCGATGCGCCCGTGATGAACTTTGTCTTCACCGTTTGCGACAACGCCGCTGGCGAGATCTGCCCGGTTTGGCCGGGGCAACCACTGACGGCGCATTGGGGTGTTTATGACCCTGCAGCCATGGATGGCAGTGACGACAAGCGGCGTCAGGCCTTCAATGACGTTGCGCAGATCCTCAAGCGCCGTATCGAGTTGATGCTGGCCTTGCCTCCGCACAGTCTGCATGCCTTGTCCATCCAGGCCCAACTCAACGCCATTGGCAAAATTTGA
- a CDS encoding acetyl-CoA C-acetyltransferase, with the protein MSQAEVVICHPVRTAIGTYGGALKDVAAPDLGAAVIRESLQRSGLPADQIASLIMGNVIQAGVKMNPARQAGIGAGLPVEVPAMTVNRVCGSGAQAIASAALEIWSGMSQVALAGGMENMDRAPYLLPQGRWGARMGDATLFDSMLYDGLNDAFSGKHSGWHTEDLVALKNISREDQDRWALRSQQRFSKAQADGLFDAEIVTVEVPGRKGPTLFARDEHNRPETTAESLAKLKPAFRKEGTITAGNAPGLNTGAAAMIMAERNWAESHGLTPMARLVSYGVGAVEPGMFGLGPVPAVRQALSRANWSVADVQRVEINEAFAAIALACLRELGLSEDIVNVEGGAIAHGHPIGASGAVLTTRLLHSMKRDGLKRGVVTLCIGGGQGIALALECI; encoded by the coding sequence ATGAGCCAAGCTGAAGTTGTGATCTGCCATCCCGTCCGTACCGCCATCGGTACTTATGGCGGAGCCCTCAAGGATGTCGCTGCCCCTGATCTGGGTGCCGCCGTTATCCGGGAGAGCCTCCAACGCTCGGGCCTGCCCGCCGACCAGATCGCATCGCTCATCATGGGCAATGTGATCCAGGCGGGTGTGAAGATGAACCCGGCTCGGCAAGCGGGCATCGGTGCTGGCTTGCCCGTCGAGGTGCCTGCGATGACCGTGAACCGGGTCTGTGGTTCCGGTGCCCAGGCCATTGCCAGTGCCGCACTGGAGATCTGGTCAGGCATGAGCCAGGTCGCCCTGGCCGGTGGCATGGAAAACATGGACCGTGCGCCCTACCTGCTGCCGCAAGGCCGTTGGGGCGCGCGCATGGGTGACGCCACACTGTTCGACAGCATGCTGTACGACGGCCTGAACGATGCCTTCAGCGGCAAACATTCCGGTTGGCACACCGAAGACCTGGTGGCGCTCAAAAACATCAGCCGGGAAGACCAGGACCGCTGGGCCTTGCGCTCTCAACAACGGTTTTCAAAGGCCCAGGCCGATGGCCTGTTCGACGCCGAGATCGTGACCGTCGAAGTGCCTGGTCGCAAGGGCCCCACGCTGTTTGCCCGTGACGAACACAACCGCCCCGAGACCACGGCCGAATCCCTGGCCAAACTCAAGCCCGCTTTCCGCAAGGAAGGCACCATCACGGCGGGCAACGCGCCCGGCCTCAACACCGGGGCGGCGGCCATGATCATGGCCGAGCGCAACTGGGCCGAAAGCCATGGCTTGACGCCCATGGCGCGCCTGGTGAGTTACGGCGTGGGCGCGGTGGAACCCGGCATGTTCGGCCTGGGGCCTGTGCCTGCCGTACGCCAAGCCCTGAGCCGTGCCAATTGGTCGGTTGCGGATGTTCAGCGCGTCGAGATCAACGAGGCCTTTGCCGCCATTGCCCTGGCTTGCCTGCGCGAGTTGGGCCTGTCAGAAGACATCGTCAACGTCGAGGGGGGCGCCATCGCCCACGGTCATCCGATTGGCGCCAGCGGCGCGGTGCTGACTACCCGCCTGCTCCATTCGATGAAGCGCGATGGCCTCAAGCGGGGCGTGGTGACCTTGTGCATCGGCGGTGGCCAAGGCATCGCCCTGGCGCTGGAATGCATCTGA
- a CDS encoding DUF2789 domain-containing protein: MHLKELMMESPVHHLSDLFAQLGLPSDARGIGDFIREHSPLPAGVSLPDASFWTASQAQFLRDQLQADADWSEKIDQLATMLAG; the protein is encoded by the coding sequence ATGCATCTGAAGGAGTTGATGATGGAATCACCTGTTCACCACCTGTCGGACTTATTTGCCCAGTTGGGGCTCCCTTCGGATGCCCGGGGGATAGGCGACTTCATTCGCGAGCACAGCCCTTTGCCCGCTGGTGTGTCCTTGCCAGACGCCAGCTTTTGGACTGCCAGTCAAGCGCAGTTCCTTCGGGATCAGTTGCAAGCGGATGCAGATTGGTCCGAAAAAATCGACCAACTGGCGACCATGCTGGCAGGTTGA